In Fluviispira sanaruensis, a genomic segment contains:
- a CDS encoding imm11 family protein gives MFGREGSVFVYEKFEQVFNKVDQSHFQLIPIKKGISDCPQKYQILNILKCIDCLNEELSVFTPTPEDKRKLPAFYGNKYELSKLVIDPKKIPEGSHLFRLMGCDSIVIVSEEIAKNIRKMKLIGFNLKIIDNI, from the coding sequence ATGTTTGGGAGAGAAGGATCAGTTTTTGTTTACGAAAAGTTTGAACAAGTTTTTAATAAAGTAGATCAGAGTCATTTTCAATTAATTCCTATTAAAAAAGGAATTTCAGATTGTCCACAAAAATATCAAATTTTGAACATTCTCAAATGCATCGATTGTCTCAATGAAGAACTTTCAGTTTTTACCCCTACTCCCGAAGATAAAAGAAAGCTCCCAGCTTTTTATGGCAATAAATATGAACTTTCAAAACTAGTTATTGATCCCAAAAAAATACCTGAGGGTAGCCATCTATTTCGCTTAATGGGTTGCGATAGTATTGTAATTGTAAGTGAAGAAATAGCAAAAAATATAAGAAAGATGAAATTAATTGGATTTAATCTAAAAATTATTGATAATATCTAA
- a CDS encoding FMN-binding negative transcriptional regulator, which yields MTSCSFFDNKLLGHLARRNSITNILATGTRAHLVFNSHNSYISPSWYKNKDYNVPTWNYCTILAKVRIHKITEKENIKALLEEQVVYFEKKNWSMDSLLDALM from the coding sequence ATCACTTCCTGTTCCTTTTTTGACAATAAACTCTTAGGGCACCTCGCCAGAAGGAATAGCATAACCAACATCCTTGCAACTGGAACACGAGCGCATTTGGTCTTTAATAGCCACAATAGCTATATTTCACCTAGTTGGTACAAAAACAAAGATTATAATGTCCCAACCTGGAATTATTGTACAATTTTAGCTAAGGTGCGAATTCACAAAATCACTGAGAAAGAAAATATTAAAGCACTTTTAGAAGAACAAGTTGTCTATTTTGAAAAAAAGAACTGGTCAATGGATAGTCTTTTAGACGCCTTAATGTGA
- a CDS encoding FG-GAP repeat domain-containing protein — MKRNNLKYLFALSSLLLTTNELYAASLSAPTLSRPEAPGKFGARSLDWTANENGDVSYTIPIQTPALRQLSIDLSVFYSSKDALGEAGSFWKFNLPKLALDLKKGNTQFITSSTCATSNADNLYLNGSRMIALGNGTWASHLNSARDILRCGESGFVYYKANGEVYSFGSTVDAQVVDADGQAMEWYLSAKSTFQGQQKIYYTYTKPTASSKTFKFKEDFLFVSKPLLSTIVADDLQVQVDYEENRFKNPHFVRGLAQLIAGRVQKIRVLKKNKQLRSYLFRYEDNEFNSFPRLLSVQETGESESDLLPKTLFSYRGVNSSLADSFKSINHAKDSYLKTPISEYTKFADILGVGTSQSLIPAGTAGVWLYSHDPSQVFLPDKETNFAQTKRQFINFNKHIRDPNYKKLANMSFFDYTGNGLTDILISSGQGEITPYIMINDRKIDADGNISFERAARFDKYDFSFMSRCNPDARKWKLADFSGNGKGDFFCSGRTGIHIFLNKGLGEYKKSLDVYFIEGEKVTIPTDLDLRNADISNIAVVDWNADGLPDFLEFYGAKVTLYLNNGRLAKGERKGKFFEKIDLGVIPSLARTKLSEIVFGDFTGTGLPSLYFNRNHFLINNGLGQPLTESYIENAPKMNTQQMAVANLTGTGKQQIIASAGYGNNIIELANRSFPNLLHSVVTSDGRFLSFNYSSSVLENREAREAEGDTEVREIENKYPFMPVILPVLKQVGISDHFNPMRISRYANRIPQYDRGLNKFLGFSLVRKQEVGDATQAGTLSEQRLLSGYRISESEIYTSIEDNRLSSEKTAFFKGAPAECFDKNIAQEKTQWCADLSGLNYYKRTGAAYNDQSFATGRINTQENYKTERSQISLRALNINDFSGLGELVNGANEPAQVYREVTESFVNGDKYINYQNLYGKVTNIYDEQGRVVTSVKSNSPILSGDDQVTTYNYFCPSSHLENPKIFCDNIELMQSSSSLGSVKQLTQKVVYDNFTGLPLEEWSSNQNNELVIQSSVKYDSFGRFISLVKATGENSFFEWDTENSNLKSILDHDKIKINAEYDDLGRILKIYSNKGNISQFNYDSFSRLLSTSKNRAGNTPLKINHTEQKLWDPFLNWFNTAFGFLNLSNTLVEIERYEYSFPSIKIASGLSLEETFKILNNFDTQLPIIPTADSYNENVLGKFTGVEIIPGYVSIYRRNQADEELSLSSKIWLSGGDEALFLAAKIGENRFSITNKAKINSRGKIHTEYLNSETSLENILNNKLPDANSFQVKSIFKFYSDGNIASEEFAAGSVQKYFQGVDFEEAISPEGRRSRKIYNQLGQVAAKHIGLDNNGNITQDTLVTNINYDALGRLSQISNNDGLFAMQTFSASGQVEAQTNNALGISRYFYDNYGRLVQSALCPVGTDSESCNLLNSSVLYKSYVYNAKGKLEKEEHTRFNRENGTHAKETIQYEFGTLEANSRAQDIGMPISISIQSLSELGGSLSKRLLSYDQEGGVVSEDLELFLGLQKNNSSDLENKKSVGVYQVERIRDLSGNLVQLRSRGGFSRDKLTELKDNYFTGYAAKYEAGTSQLTKLSFLQNGKEQSVPLQSVYLDGEGYAKKINLENNLELQACWHKRKEVPLAYWVGKKDNAPNELCDVSPEISNALFHSRWDYDKDLFPISSTDLSRNIISNAALSGNSLFSYDAQGRLASTQGIGDESHSWGKITYEYSVGGKINKVTRSGQFIKDRIGKDANSLIDTYSYSTTGQIGLLQAVLSSDNKETALQKFASDSIGFRKYGVAPTLAVLNSDSLNGTVSSWKNQEEIPMHKYIWNGRGQLAGVFGAALKKDADNLETNELLNYRMSDAGGGQLAEFDGVDFLENKKDKTTEVTLTKLPRNVNITDGISFERDEIHLSIDLGSFATLRLITRYPTLNATSPETLKSAEMQTRKELVVKDHVGSVSQVIDISTQKIVERNASEPFGLARGIPLLSNSVLSEFKTNNKRADIALYQNAQSNMRDNWELKSFEILGSTNINAAQGMRGSTVFATGKFSASTGLSSMGVRTLDSARGLWLSPDLFMGRSLEQIVESPMEGNLFQYACNNPISNNDPTGMATGDHFKDIAKDIMSGRRPDRFNMPEHARQNGYNGGRDNGVKSGNDGRASHSSRSMSSGVSNYFSGASHFVKSEAIAFYNSPSNWYDNSPNVYGPVNYIKNNPVEVGLGVISVVPVYGIAARGSSLAINGISGIAKIGQSLSGNKLTKGKIVEYLNKIENKKIENIVSDLKSLGLKYFEGRGGQFMHFKGKDNKMRVRIDPPDKTSKYDHMHIYDSKGNSLNKNLKIVDEASVEAHIKIIR, encoded by the coding sequence GTGAAAAGAAATAATTTAAAGTATTTGTTTGCCTTATCGAGTCTTTTGTTAACAACAAACGAATTGTATGCCGCATCACTCTCTGCACCCACTCTCTCAAGACCTGAAGCACCCGGAAAATTTGGAGCACGTAGTTTAGATTGGACGGCAAATGAAAATGGTGATGTCTCATACACAATTCCCATTCAGACCCCTGCATTGCGTCAATTGAGTATTGATTTAAGTGTATTCTATTCTTCTAAGGATGCTTTAGGTGAAGCAGGTTCTTTTTGGAAATTCAATCTGCCAAAATTAGCTCTAGATTTAAAAAAAGGAAACACACAATTTATCACAAGCAGCACTTGTGCTACTTCGAATGCAGACAATCTTTATTTAAATGGTTCAAGAATGATTGCCCTTGGGAATGGCACTTGGGCAAGTCATTTGAATTCTGCCAGAGATATTCTTCGCTGCGGAGAAAGTGGTTTTGTTTATTATAAAGCAAATGGTGAGGTCTATTCGTTTGGATCCACTGTAGATGCGCAAGTTGTGGATGCAGATGGGCAGGCAATGGAATGGTATTTAAGTGCCAAATCAACCTTTCAAGGTCAGCAAAAAATATATTATACTTATACAAAGCCAACAGCATCTTCAAAAACTTTTAAATTTAAAGAAGATTTTCTTTTTGTCTCAAAACCACTTCTAAGTACAATTGTCGCAGACGATCTGCAAGTGCAAGTCGATTACGAAGAGAATCGATTTAAAAATCCACATTTTGTGCGTGGACTTGCACAATTGATTGCAGGACGGGTACAAAAAATCCGAGTTCTGAAGAAAAATAAACAGCTTAGAAGTTATTTGTTTCGTTATGAAGACAACGAATTTAACTCATTTCCAAGACTGCTGTCTGTGCAAGAAACTGGAGAGAGTGAAAGTGATCTCTTACCAAAAACTCTGTTTAGTTATCGTGGTGTGAACTCCTCACTTGCGGACTCATTTAAGTCCATAAATCATGCTAAAGATTCTTATTTAAAAACACCTATTTCTGAATATACAAAATTTGCAGATATACTTGGTGTTGGAACTTCGCAATCACTTATTCCTGCAGGGACTGCTGGTGTCTGGCTTTATTCTCACGATCCTTCCCAGGTTTTTTTGCCAGACAAAGAAACAAACTTTGCCCAAACAAAAAGACAATTTATTAACTTTAATAAACATATTCGTGATCCTAATTATAAAAAACTAGCAAATATGAGTTTTTTTGATTACACAGGCAATGGTCTGACTGATATTTTAATCTCTTCAGGCCAAGGTGAAATCACACCTTATATTATGATTAATGATCGAAAAATAGATGCAGATGGAAACATAAGTTTTGAGCGTGCCGCTCGATTTGATAAATATGATTTCAGTTTTATGTCTCGCTGTAATCCAGACGCCAGAAAATGGAAACTTGCGGATTTTTCAGGGAATGGCAAAGGAGATTTTTTCTGCAGTGGACGAACTGGAATTCACATTTTTTTAAATAAAGGACTTGGAGAATATAAAAAAAGTTTAGACGTTTATTTTATTGAAGGTGAAAAAGTCACAATACCAACCGATTTAGATTTAAGAAATGCTGACATTTCAAATATCGCTGTTGTGGACTGGAATGCAGATGGACTGCCCGATTTTTTAGAGTTCTATGGTGCAAAAGTAACACTCTATTTAAACAATGGCAGGCTTGCTAAAGGTGAAAGAAAAGGTAAATTTTTTGAAAAAATTGATCTTGGAGTTATTCCTTCTCTCGCAAGAACAAAGCTGAGTGAAATTGTTTTTGGTGATTTCACAGGGACTGGCTTGCCTAGCCTTTATTTCAATAGAAATCATTTTTTAATCAATAATGGACTTGGTCAGCCTTTAACGGAGTCTTATATTGAAAATGCCCCCAAAATGAATACGCAGCAAATGGCGGTGGCGAATTTAACGGGCACAGGCAAACAACAGATTATCGCATCGGCAGGCTATGGAAATAATATTATAGAACTCGCGAACCGATCTTTTCCAAATTTATTGCACTCAGTTGTGACTTCAGATGGACGTTTTTTAAGTTTCAATTATTCTTCATCCGTTTTAGAAAATAGAGAGGCAAGGGAAGCGGAAGGAGATACGGAAGTTCGAGAAATCGAAAATAAATATCCATTTATGCCCGTCATTTTACCTGTCTTAAAACAAGTAGGAATTTCCGATCACTTTAACCCTATGCGGATCTCGCGCTATGCAAATCGTATTCCTCAATACGATCGTGGTCTAAATAAATTCCTCGGCTTTTCCCTCGTGCGCAAGCAAGAAGTGGGTGATGCTACTCAAGCTGGTACTTTATCGGAGCAGCGCTTGTTATCGGGTTATCGAATTTCTGAATCAGAAATTTATACTTCTATTGAAGATAACCGATTGAGTTCAGAAAAAACAGCCTTTTTTAAAGGTGCACCAGCAGAGTGTTTTGATAAAAATATTGCACAAGAAAAAACGCAGTGGTGTGCCGATCTCAGTGGGTTGAATTATTATAAACGAACTGGAGCAGCTTATAACGATCAATCTTTTGCTACGGGTAGAATAAATACCCAAGAAAATTACAAAACTGAACGCAGCCAGATTTCCTTACGTGCATTAAATATAAATGATTTTTCAGGTTTGGGTGAACTTGTAAATGGAGCGAATGAACCAGCGCAGGTTTATCGAGAGGTCACGGAATCATTTGTCAATGGTGATAAATATATAAATTACCAAAACCTATATGGAAAAGTAACAAATATATATGACGAACAGGGTCGTGTTGTCACTAGCGTAAAAAGCAATTCTCCTATATTATCTGGCGATGATCAGGTCACAACTTATAATTATTTTTGTCCTTCGAGTCATTTAGAAAACCCAAAAATATTCTGTGATAATATTGAACTGATGCAATCTTCTTCTTCACTAGGGAGTGTTAAACAATTAACGCAAAAAGTTGTCTATGATAATTTCACAGGCTTGCCACTTGAAGAATGGTCTTCGAACCAAAACAATGAATTGGTAATACAATCTTCTGTAAAATATGATTCTTTCGGTCGATTTATTTCGCTCGTAAAAGCCACAGGTGAAAATTCATTTTTTGAATGGGATACAGAAAATTCAAATCTAAAATCCATTCTAGATCACGATAAAATTAAAATTAATGCTGAATACGACGACTTAGGGCGCATTCTTAAAATATATAGCAATAAAGGCAATATTTCTCAGTTTAATTATGATTCTTTTAGTAGATTATTAAGCACAAGTAAAAATAGAGCTGGAAACACTCCTTTAAAAATAAATCACACTGAGCAAAAGTTATGGGATCCATTTTTAAATTGGTTTAATACTGCATTTGGTTTTTTAAATTTGAGTAATACTCTCGTTGAAATAGAGAGATATGAATATTCTTTTCCATCTATAAAAATTGCTTCTGGTTTAAGTCTTGAAGAAACTTTTAAAATTTTGAATAATTTTGACACACAATTACCAATAATTCCAACTGCAGATTCTTATAATGAAAATGTTTTAGGGAAATTTACAGGCGTTGAGATTATTCCTGGGTATGTGAGCATATATAGGCGCAATCAAGCAGATGAAGAACTTTCTTTATCTTCCAAAATATGGTTATCCGGTGGAGATGAAGCATTATTTTTAGCGGCAAAAATAGGTGAAAATAGATTTTCAATAACAAATAAAGCAAAAATAAATTCCCGTGGAAAAATTCACACAGAGTATTTAAACAGTGAAACTTCGCTTGAGAATATTCTAAATAATAAATTACCTGATGCGAATTCATTTCAAGTAAAAAGTATTTTTAAATTTTATTCCGATGGCAATATTGCAAGTGAAGAGTTTGCCGCAGGATCGGTTCAAAAATATTTTCAAGGCGTAGATTTTGAAGAAGCAATTTCACCTGAAGGTAGAAGGTCACGAAAAATTTACAATCAACTGGGACAAGTTGCGGCAAAGCACATTGGCCTTGATAACAATGGAAATATCACGCAAGACACATTGGTTACAAATATCAATTACGATGCTTTGGGGAGGCTCTCGCAGATATCCAATAATGATGGCTTGTTTGCTATGCAAACCTTTTCTGCAAGTGGTCAAGTCGAAGCACAGACAAACAATGCTTTAGGTATATCGCGTTACTTTTACGATAATTATGGTCGTCTTGTTCAATCTGCGCTTTGTCCAGTTGGAACAGATTCTGAAAGTTGTAATCTCTTAAACTCTTCCGTTTTATATAAATCTTATGTATATAATGCAAAAGGAAAATTAGAAAAAGAAGAGCACACTCGTTTTAATCGAGAAAACGGTACGCATGCTAAAGAAACAATTCAATATGAATTCGGAACACTTGAAGCAAATAGTCGTGCGCAAGATATTGGCATGCCAATATCTATTTCTATTCAGTCACTCAGTGAATTGGGTGGAAGTTTAAGCAAGAGACTTTTGTCTTATGATCAAGAAGGCGGGGTTGTTTCTGAAGACTTAGAATTGTTCTTAGGATTGCAAAAAAATAATTCTTCGGATTTAGAAAATAAAAAAAGTGTGGGTGTTTATCAAGTCGAGAGAATAAGAGATCTCTCAGGTAATTTAGTCCAATTGCGTTCGCGTGGAGGCTTTTCCCGCGATAAATTAACAGAACTGAAGGATAATTATTTTACGGGTTATGCAGCAAAATACGAAGCAGGAACATCACAACTGACAAAACTCAGTTTCCTCCAAAATGGCAAAGAGCAATCTGTACCTTTGCAATCTGTTTACTTAGATGGTGAAGGTTATGCTAAGAAAATTAATTTAGAAAATAATTTAGAATTACAAGCTTGTTGGCATAAACGCAAAGAAGTTCCCTTAGCTTATTGGGTTGGAAAAAAAGACAATGCACCCAATGAACTTTGTGATGTTTCACCAGAAATAAGCAATGCTTTGTTTCACAGTCGCTGGGATTATGACAAAGACTTATTTCCTATTTCTTCTACGGATCTGAGCAGAAACATAATTTCAAACGCAGCATTATCTGGGAATTCTTTATTTAGTTACGATGCCCAAGGACGCCTTGCAAGTACACAAGGAATTGGTGACGAAAGTCATTCTTGGGGCAAAATAACTTATGAATATTCCGTTGGCGGAAAAATAAATAAAGTTACCCGTTCTGGTCAATTTATAAAAGACCGCATAGGTAAAGATGCAAATTCTTTAATAGACACTTATTCATATAGCACAACAGGACAAATTGGTCTATTACAGGCAGTGCTTTCTTCAGACAATAAAGAAACAGCCCTACAAAAGTTTGCAAGCGACAGCATTGGATTTAGAAAATATGGAGTTGCACCAACCCTTGCAGTTTTAAACAGTGATTCTTTAAATGGAACTGTGTCTTCTTGGAAAAATCAAGAAGAAATTCCAATGCACAAATACATTTGGAATGGACGTGGACAGCTTGCGGGAGTTTTTGGCGCGGCCCTGAAAAAAGACGCAGATAATCTCGAAACCAATGAATTGCTCAATTACCGCATGAGTGATGCAGGGGGTGGGCAGCTTGCAGAATTTGATGGAGTGGATTTCCTTGAAAACAAAAAGGATAAAACCACAGAAGTTACTTTAACTAAACTTCCACGCAATGTGAATATAACCGATGGTATTTCATTTGAACGAGACGAAATTCACCTGAGTATAGACTTAGGCTCCTTTGCAACTTTAAGATTGATAACCCGTTATCCAACTTTAAACGCAACAAGTCCTGAAACTTTAAAGTCAGCAGAAATGCAGACCCGGAAAGAACTTGTAGTTAAAGATCATGTTGGCTCAGTTTCACAAGTCATCGATATATCCACTCAAAAAATAGTGGAACGCAATGCCAGTGAACCGTTTGGACTTGCGCGTGGAATACCCTTATTATCCAACTCAGTTTTAAGTGAATTTAAAACCAATAATAAGCGCGCAGATATTGCCCTCTATCAAAATGCACAAAGTAACATGCGTGACAATTGGGAACTTAAATCCTTTGAAATTCTCGGTTCCACAAACATTAATGCAGCTCAAGGAATGCGTGGCTCAACGGTTTTTGCCACAGGAAAGTTTTCGGCAAGTACAGGCTTAAGCAGCATGGGAGTGAGAACCTTAGACAGTGCGAGAGGATTGTGGCTTTCTCCAGACTTATTTATGGGTCGTAGCTTAGAACAAATTGTTGAAAGTCCGATGGAAGGGAATTTATTTCAATACGCTTGCAATAATCCAATTTCAAATAATGATCCCACAGGAATGGCTACTGGAGATCATTTTAAAGATATAGCAAAAGATATCATGAGTGGCAGAAGACCTGACAGATTCAATATGCCCGAGCACGCACGTCAAAACGGATATAATGGAGGTAGAGATAATGGCGTTAAATCCGGTAATGATGGAAGGGCTAGTCATAGTAGTAGAAGTATGTCGTCAGGCGTTAGTAATTATTTTTCAGGTGCCTCACATTTTGTAAAATCCGAAGCAATCGCGTTTTATAACTCACCATCGAATTGGTATGATAATTCTCCCAATGTTTATGGTCCAGTAAATTACATCAAAAATAATCCAGTAGAGGTAGGGCTGGGTGTGATATCGGTTGTACCTGTTTATGGTATAGCAGCTAGGGGGTCTAGTTTAGCAATAAATGGAATATCAGGTATTGCTAAAATTGGCCAATCATTATCTGGAAATAAGTTAACGAAAGGAAAAATAGTTGAGTATTTAAATAAAATAGAAAATAAAAAAATAGAAAATATAGTTAGTGATCTTAAATCATTGGGATTAAAATACTTTGAAGGTAGGGGAGGCCAATTTATGCATTTTAAAGGAAAAGATAACAAAATGCGAGTAAGGATTGATCCCCCTGATAAAACGTCAAAATATGATCATATGCATATATACGATTCAAAAGGGAATTCTTTAAATAAAAATTTGAAAATTGTTGATGAGGCTTCTGTAGAAGCACATATTAAAATAATAAGGTAA